A single genomic interval of Helianthus annuus cultivar XRQ/B chromosome 13, HanXRQr2.0-SUNRISE, whole genome shotgun sequence harbors:
- the LOC110897275 gene encoding EP1-like glycoprotein 4 — protein MKTSFILSLLLALFLISVSSQPFDYPTANLSTTWTNNVSAPHSVTFTDGSTVRAILLRGSFGPRFACGFYCNGTCDSYLFAVFIVQTNSGSGIVQPAIGFPQVVWSANREHPVKLGAKLNLNEAGDLVLQDADGSVVWSTNTAGKQVTGMQITDTGNLVLLDSNNVIVWQSFDHPTDSLVPGQKLVEGQKLVASVSSTNWGKGLYSVEVTNKGLFGYLETTNPRRVYYRYLVNGPDRSKERSYVRFLNGSLALFIHSAEPRRPDGAIRVPLASSAQYMKLMPDGHLRVLEWQSGWRVVADLFGASRRRM, from the coding sequence ATGAAAACATCATTCATTCTAAGTCTTCTCCTAGCTCTCTTTCTTATTTCAGTCTCCTCCCAGCCCTTCGACTACCCTACCGCAAACCTTTCCACCACATGGACCAACAACGTCTCTGCACCCCACTCCGTAACCTTCACAGATGGCTCAACGGTCCGAGCCATCCTCCTTAGAGGATCATTCGGACCGAGGTTCGCCTGCGGGTTCTACTGCAACGGGACCTGCGACTCTTACCTCTTCGCAGTCTTCATAGTCCAAACCAATAGCGGGTCAGGCATTGTCCAACCCGCTATCGGCTTCCCACAAGTTGTGTGGTCAGCCAACCGGGAACATCCGGTTAAACTCGGAGCAAAACTTAACCTTAATGAAGCCGGAGATTTAGTCCTACAGGATGCCGATGGTAGCGTTGTTTGGTCTACCAACACGGCTGGAAAACAAGTTACTGGCATGCAAATAACTGATACTGGAAACCTAGTACTGCTTGATTCCAACAACGTTATTGTTTGGCAGTCTTTTGATCACCCGACAGACAGTTTAGTACCTGGGCAGAAACTGGTTGAAGGACAGAAGCTGGTTGCTAGTGTTTCTTCAACAAACTGGGGAAAAGGTTTGTATTCTGTTGAAGTTACTAATAAGGGTTTGTTCGGTTATCTTGAAACGACGAACCCACGTAGAGTTTATTACCGGTATTTGGTCAATGGGCCTGATAGAAGTAAAGAAAGAAGTTATGTTAGGTTCCTCAATGGAAGTTTGGCTTTGTTCATTCATTCGGCCGAACCAAGACGCCCAGACGGTGCGATTCGGGTGCCGCTAGCATCTTCGGCTCAGTATATGAAACTGATGCCCGATGGACACTTGAGAGTGTTGGAATGGCAGTCGGGGTGGCGGGTGGTGGCGGATTTGTTTGGAGCTAGTCGCCGGCGTATGTAA